A single Scleropages formosus chromosome 4, fSclFor1.1, whole genome shotgun sequence DNA region contains:
- the LOC108934341 gene encoding pecanex-like protein 3: MGSQALQILRQGVWASLTGGWYVDPHQSTFSNCFHLYLWIFLLVFPFLLYMALPSSIVVAVVYCIVVAAFFTAIKVVNFRLHAMFDLGEIVEKRQASFTTDALRVEEVDDGSGAHERNQHRDSSGGVEMTVFRKVNSTPPVRCSSQHSLFGLNQVSEFLPQLDDTGGSKDIKEVMREQGSHNVILTSADRDILRHCSQDTIRGSSVVQSCLAAALAGDFPSLMGAGTMMTGGFGATGPGVCPSIPPSPSSQGEGEDKEHAVEDVEQETTNQLSKRSPEEEVMGDYSPLAPSGESESLGDAPLSPLIKSSLSEELSENLLGLGLDPGAFAPGTDHPPRAIAAGSTDSCFSGGGATTDRETLSTVSSYRSEKTDSTQLESPSLSLSRSAPLGVASTVASSAPNPGSGTAGTSECLGLPEGSDTDDLSDSELLRSPSKEPSLGQGLDRTLVEGEDLPCLPQDTEMAQPLALQDSSPSSSGHSEACDLDRGVSLPPLPPPRQASSVPTGLALGLGCSEPALPVTPRPFLLSDQPSLQSQQVVRPKDLKLLRAGVGGSIGNRPSRRKTPRKRGGAGSSSFDSGSYRRHHNHGQHRDYIPVRSRLGAKAYSESLFEDSSDEDEGSEGSDMSAGSSLGSQHHYSSDDDDSSSSTSCYSPDSTNAGIQPLPPLCSQLPSPKEGGEPDTAGPSHCRGAQRSASTASAKTHARVLSMDGAGGNHTSPGELSSVPLPLPPSAIPAPRPLTVSKSDLEARTIHAENLPGTHHHHHHLESLGGSWAGNQTGWRAGELVEEGAVGGALASEEGSKRDSVSSVKRTQAIRRRHNAGSNPTPPPSAMGSPPSLQDLQRVRTSSHSRALTLPSALQFASSLLLPRGGVHEASTFDDTSEGAVHYFYDESGVKRSYTFGPAGGGYEDPVQERERQSQSSSFTSTEVQEGAPVLSMLQPRPVVLQGMQVRRVPLEIPEFDLDHESLHESQENTLMIEEKAKPKQYYRFWVLPGKWLRVRYDRLALLALLDRNRRVVENVFAVLLASLVAFLGFLLLLQGFFRDIWVFQFCLVIASCQYSLLKSVQPDAASPMHGHNWIIVYSRPVYFCFCCVLIWLFDLGGKSIRLQPFTLYSITFFSAPFLLCARDVLIVFILCFPVIFLFGLLPQVNTFLMCLLEQVDMHIFGGTATTSPLSSVYSLTRSVFLAALLYGFCLGAISAPWDELHVPVLFSVFCGLLLALSYHLSRQSSDPTVLWSLVRSRFFPELESRNPEEPPLEIKDPLPEKLRNSVKETLHSDLVMCPLMAIITFAISASTVFIALQPALSFVLYVVAGVIGFLTHYLLPQLRKQLPWFCLAHPILRSREYSQFEVRDAAQLMWFEKLYAWLQCVEKYFIYPAVVLNSLTTEAQAVSSKPDKLGVYCHALFISLAGMKLLRSSFCTPSQQYVTLCFTVLFFHFDYPAFSETFLLDYYFMSILFSKLWDLLYKLRFVLTYIAPWQITWGSAFHAFAQPFAVPHSAMLFIQALFSALFSTPLNPVLGSAVFVTSYTRPVKFWERDYNTKRVDHSNTRLATQLDRNPGADDNNLNSIFYEHLTRSLQHSLCGDLLLGRWGNYSTGDCFILASDYLNALVHIIEIGNGLVTFQLRGLEFRGTYCQQREVEAITEGVEEDEGCCCCEPGHLPHMLSFNAAFGQRWLAWEVAATKYVLEGYSISDNNAASMLQVFDLRKILITYYVKSIIYYVSRSPKLEEWLANETVQDALRPCQAPTYVDSDPTFNLNIDEDYDHRAAGITPTAFCSVYLDWIQYCNSRRQAPVDCERDSSLVSLCFGLCILGRRALGTASHSMSASLEPFLYGLHALFKGDFRITSPRDEWVFADMELLNRVVAPGVRMSLKLHQDHFTSPDEYEDPAVLYDAITANEEKMLISHEGDPVWRSAILANMSSLLALRHVMDDGSDEYKIIMLNKRFLSFRVIKVNRECVRGLWAGQQQELVFLRNRNPERGSIQNAKQALRNMINSSCDQPIGYPIYVSPLTTSYAGGHTQLRSVWGGPVSPHNIYTWFISSWDRLQKGCGAGCNSGGNIEDSDCGGGSSSITNNPVAHPPQSAPTQGITPSTLPQSHLTTIQPPMGSDNPLGPAWPHHPQPLPLALLSQSEGRREVSLVTSLQRTSSIQGLLGQHLSSSQLSFSGTVAMPTTERYCGSSVQDCPGPSYPQRGTQRSVLSLGLGSAGGLPYEGVYGKWSLSGRKGFNGPAVAEGEGGASQPVRTQPVPPIPPPDVNPGLELMGTALPSEATPLTTGEPPAPQEDSTELPLLEHLR, from the exons ATGGGCTCTCAGGCACTTCAGATACTGCGGCAGGGTGTGTGGGCTTCGCTCACTGGGGGGTGGTACGTAGACCCCCATCAGAGCACCTTTTCGAACTGCTTTCACCTCTACCTCTGGATATTCCTGCTGGTGTTCCCATTCCTCCTGTACATG gcaCTGCCATCCAGTATAGTTGTGGCAGTGGTCTATTGCATAGTTGTGGCTGCCTTCTTCACAGCCATCAAAGTGGTGAACTTCCGGCTGCATGCCATGTTTGACTTGGGGGAAATAGTGGAGAAGAGGCAGGCCTCCTTCACCACTGATGCTCTGAGGGTGGAAGAGGTGGACGATGGCTCTGGGGCACATGAGCGAAACCAGCACAG GGACAGCAGTGGAGGTGTGGAGATGACGGTTTTCCGGAAAGTCAACTCGACCCCCCCTGTCCGCTGCAGTTCCCAGCACTCCCTGTTTGGTCTGAACCAAGTGTCT gAGTTTTTGCCTCAACTTGATGACACAGGAGGCTCCAAAG acatCAAGGAGGTGATGAGAGAGCAGGGCAGCCACAATGTGATTTTGACATCAGCAGACAGAGACATTCTCCGGCACTGCTCCCAAGACACCATCC GGGGCAGCAGTGTGGTCCAGTCCTGCTTGGCTGCTGCTCTGGCTGGGGACTTCCCTAGCCTGATGGGGGCTGGCACCATGATGACAGGAGGGTTTGGGGCCACAGGACCAGGGGTATGCCCGTCCATCCCCCCATCACCTTCTAGCCAGGGTGAAGGAGAAGACAAGGAGCATGCAGTGGAGGATGTTGAACAGGAAACAACCAACCAACTGTCCAAGAGGAGCCCTGAGGAAGAAGTGATGGGGGACTATTCACCTCTTGCTCCTTCAGGGGAGTCAGAGAGCCTGGGTGATGCACCTCTCAGCCCCCTCATCAAGAGCAGCTTGAGTGAGGAACTAAGTGAGAACCTCTTGGGGCTTGGCCTTGACCCTGGCGCCTTTGCACCTGGCACAGATCACCCACCACGGGCTATTGCTGCCGGCTCTACGGACAGTTGCTTCAGTGGTGGGGGTGCTACCACTGACAGGGAGACCCTGAGCACAGTGAGCAGCTACCGCAGTGAGAAGACAGACTCCACTCAGTTGGAAAGCCCCTCATTGAGCTTGAGCCGCTCTGCCCCATTAGGAGTGGCCTCCACGGTGGCCAGCTCAGCCCCCAATCCAGGTTCAGGTACTGCAGGAACCTCAGAATGCTTGGGGCTGCCAGAAGGCAGTGACACAGATGACCTCTCTGACAGTGAGCTGCTGCGATCCCCCTCCAAAGAGCCATCGCTGGGGCAGGGCCTCGACCGGACACTCGTGGAAGGGGAGGACTTACCCTGCCTACCCCAGGACACAGAAATGGCACAGCCCCTGGCCCTCCAGGACTCCTCCCCCTCAAGCAGTGGGCATTCTGAAGCCTGTGACCTGGACCGTGgggtctctctcccccccctgcccccaccccggCAAGCTAGCTCTGTGCCGACAGGGCTAGCACTTGGCCTTGGTTGTTCAGAGCCTGCTTTGCCTGTTACCCCCCGACCCTTCCTGCTGTCCGACCAGCCATCGCTACAGTCACAGCAAGTGGTGCGGCCCAAAGACCTGAAGCTACTGCGGGCAGGTGTTGGGGGCAGCATTGGAAACAGGCCCAGCCGGCGGAAAACCCCCCGGAAGCGAGGGGGTGCTGGCAGTAGCAGCTTCGACTCCGGCTCATACCGGCGTCACCACAATCACGGGCAGCATAGAGACTACATCCCAGTCCGTAGCCGACTAGGTGCCAAGGCATACAGCGAGAGCCTGTTTGAGGACTCCAGCGATGAGGATGAAGGTAGCGAAGGCAGTGACATGAGTGCTGGCTCCAGCCTAGGTTCCCAGCACCACTACAGCTCAGATGATGACGACTCGAGCTCTTCCACCTCCTGTTACTCCCCTGACTCAACCAATGCTGGCATTCAACCCTTGCCTCCTTTGTGCAGTCAGTTGCCCAGTCCAAAGGAAGGGGGAGAGCCTGATACTGCAGGTCCCTCCCACTGCAGAGGGGCCCAGAGGTCAGCAAGCACAGCAAGCGCTAAGACACACGCCAGAGTCCTCAGTATGGATGGGGCTGGGGGGAATCACACCAGTCCCGGAGAACTGTCTTCTGTTCCCCTGCCTCTGCCACCATCTGCCATCCCTGCTCCGCGTCCTCTTACTGTCTCCAAGTCAGACCTGGAAGCAAGGACAATACATGCAGAAAATTTGCCTGGtacccatcatcatcatcatcatctcgaGTCTCTGGGAGGCTCCTGGGCTGGTAATCAGACGGGCTGGCGGGCGGGAGAGTTGGTGGAGGAGGGAGCTGTAGGAGGAG CCTTGGCCTCTGAGGAGGGTAGTAAGAGGGACTCTGTGAGCAGCGTGAAGAGGACACAAGCCATCCGCCGGAGGCACAATGCAGGGAGTAACCCCACACCGCCTCCCTCTGCCATGGGATCTCCCCCTAG CCTACAGGATCTCCAGCGCGTGCGGACCTCCTCCCACTCACGTGCTCTCACCCTGCCCTCAGCCCTGCAGTTTGCCTcatccctcctcctgccccgGGGAGGTGTGCATGAAGCATCCACTTTTGATGACACCTCAGAGGGGGCAGTGCACTACTTTTATGATGAGAGTG GAGTGAAGAGATCTTACACTTTTGGACCAGCAGGAGGAGGCTATGAAGATCCTGTACA AGAGCGGGAGAGACAGTCCCAGTCCTCCAGCTTCACCTCCACAGAGGTCCAGGAAGGGGCGCCAGTACTGTCCATGCTGCAGCCCAGACCTGTTGTCCTGCAGGGGATGCAGGTGCGCAGGGTACCGCTGGAGATACCAGAG TTTGACCTGGACCACGAATCCCTTCACGAGTCTCAGGAGAACACACTGATGATTGAGGAGAAGGCAAAGCCCAAGCAGTACTACCGTTTCTGGGTGCTGCCAGGAAAATGGCTTCGCGTGCGCTATGACCGCCTGGCCCTCCTTGCCTTATTAGACAG AAACCGACGCGTGGTGGAGAATGTGTTTGCAGTGCTGCTGGCCAGCCTGGTAGCTTTCTTGGGTTTTCTGCTACTGCTTCAGGGTTTCTTCAGGGACATTTGGGTCTTCCAGTTCTGTTTGGTCATCGCCAGCTGCCAGTATTCCTTACTGAAG AGTGTACAGCCTGATGCTGCCTCCCCTATGCAT GGGCACAACTGGATTATTGTTTACAGCCGTCCAGTTTACttctgtttctgctgtgtgCTCATCTGGCTCTTTGACCTGGGGGGCAAATCCATTCGCCTGCAGCCCTTCACCCTATACAGCATAACCTTCTTCTCGGCACCCTTTCTTCTCTGCGCAAGGGATGTTCTCATAG TGTTCATCCTCTGCTTCCCTGTCATATTCCTCTTTGGGCTCCTACCTCAGGTGAACACTTTTCTGATGTGTCTGCTGGAGCAGGTGGACATGCATATCTTTGGAGGAACAG CCACCACCAGTCCTCTGTCATCCGTCTACAGCCTGACACGCAGTGTCTTTCTGGCTGCACTGCTCTATGGATTCTGTCTGGGTGCTATCAGT GCCCCCTGGGACGAGCTCCACGTGCCAGTTCTGTTCTCTGTGTTCTGCGGACTGCTCCTTGCCTTGTCCTACCACCTGAGTCGCCAGAGCAGCGACCCCACTGTCCTTTG GTCGCTTGTTCGCTCGAGATTCTTCCCAGAGCTAGAAAGTCGAAACCCAGAGGAGCCCCCACTGGAGATAAAGGACCCGCTGCCTGAAAAACTACGAAACTCTGTG AAGGAAACCCTTCATTCGGATCTGGTCATGTGTCCTCTCATGGCCATCATCACATTTGCCATTAGTGCCAGCACAGTGTTCATAGCACTGCAG cctgcTCTCAGTTTTGTCCTCTACGTGGTAGCTGGAGTTATCGGCTTCCTCACCCACTACCTGCTTCCTCAGCTCCGCAAGCAACTGCCTTGGTTTTGCTTGGCCCATCCCATTCTGCGATCACGCGAGTATAGCCAGTTTGAGGTCCGTG ATGCAGCCCAGCTGATGTGGTTTGAGAAACTGTATGCCTGGCTACAATGCGTGGAGAAGTATTTCATCTATCCTGCAGTTGTGCTCAACTCCCTGACCACGGAGGCCCAGGCAGTCAGCTCCAAACCCGACAAGCTTGGCGTATA CTGCCATGCTCTGTTCATATCACTGGCAGGGATGAAGCTACTTCGCTCATCTTTCTGCACACCATCCCAGCAGTACGTCACACTGTGTTTCACCGTACTCTTCTTCCACTTTGACTACCCGGCTTTCTCCGAGACCTTCTTGCTGGACTACTACTTCATGTCCATCCTCTTCAGCAAG ctgtggGACCTCCTGTACAAATTGCGCTTTGTGCTGACCTACATTGCACCTTGGCAGATCACCTGGGGATCGGCATTTCATGCCTTCGCACAACCGTTCGCCGTGCCTC ACTCTGCTATGCTCTTTATTCAGGCTTTATTCTCTGCCCTCTTCTCCACACCCCTCAACCCCGTGCTGGGCAGCGCAGTGTTTGTAACCTCCTACACACGACCTGTCAAGTTCTGGGAGCGTGACTACAA CACTAAACGAGTGGATCACTCAAACACTCGACTGGCTACGCAGCTGGATCGCAATCCAG GTGCGGATGACAACAACTTGAACTCCATTTTTTATGAACATCTCACCCGGTCCCTTCAACACAGCCTGTGTGGGGACCTGCTCCTCGGCCGCTGGGGTAACTACAGCACAGGCGACTGCTTCATCCTGGCCTCTGACTACCTCAATGCTCTGGTGCACATCATTGAGATTGGCAACGGCTTGGTCACCTTTCAGCTGCGGGGCCTAGAATTCAGGG GAACATACTGCCAGCAGCGGGAGGTGGAAGCTATCACGGAGGGTGTGGAGGAAGATGAgggttgctgctgctgtgagcCGGGGCATCTGCCTCATATGCTATCCTtcaatgctgcctttggacagcGCTGGTTGGCCTGGGAGGTGGCTGCAACCAAGTATGTGCTGGAGGGCTACAGCATCAGTGACAACAACGCTGCCTCTATGCTTCAGGTCTTTGACCTGCGAAAGATCCTCATCACCTATTATGTAAAG AGCATAATCTACTATGTGAGTCGCTCACCAAAGCTGGAGGAGTGGCTGGCTAATGAAACAGTGCAGGATGCGCTCCGTCCCTGCCAAGCCCCAACCTATGTGGATAGTGACCCCACCTTCAACCTCAACATTGATGAGGACTATGACCATCGGGCAGCTGGCATCACCCCCACTGCCTTTTGCTCAGTTTATCTGGACTGGATCCAGTACTGCAACAGTCGTCGGCAAGCG CCTGTGGACTGTGAGAGAGATTCTTCGCTTGTGAGCCTGTGTTTTGGGTTGTGCATTCTGGGACGCAGGGCTCTGGGGACAGCCTCCCACAGTATGTCAGCAAG CCTGGAGCCCTTTCTCTATGGCTTGCACGCTCTGTTCAAGGGTGACTTCCGCATCACGTCGCCGAGAGACGAGTGGGTGTTTGCAGACATGGAGCTCCTCAACAGGGTTGTGGCCCCTGGTGTCCGTATGTCTCTAAAGCTGCACCAG GATCACTTCACATCGCCTGATGAGTATGAGGACCCAGCGGTGCTATATGATGCTATTACAGCCAACGAGGAGAAAATGCTGATCTCGCATGAGGGTGACCCAGTGTGGCGCAGTGCTATCCTGGCCAACATGTCCTCGCTTCTGGCACTGCGGCACGTCATGGATGATGGCAGCGATGAGTATAAGATCATCATGCTCAACAAGAGATTCCTGAGCTTCAGGGTCATAAAG GTCAACAGGGAGTGTGTGCGTGGACTCTGGGcggggcagcagcaggagctggtTTTCTTGCGGAATCGCAACCCTGAGCGAGGCAGCATACAGAACGCCAAACAGGCGCTGCGCAACATGATAAACTCGTCCTGTGACCAGCCCATTGGCTACCCCATCTACGTGTCCCCTCTCACCACCTCCTACGCTGGAGGCCATACGCAGCTGCGCTCTGTCTGGGGTGGGCCTGTCAGCCCCCACAACATCTACACATGGTTCATCAGCAGCTGGGACAG GTTACAGAAAGGTTGTGGAGCTGGTTGCAACAGTGGGGGCAACATTGAGGACTCTGACTGCGGAGGAGGCTCTTCTTCCATCACCAATAACCCTGTGGCACACCCTCCCCAGAGTGCCCCCACTCAGGGCATCACCCCTTCGACCCTTCCCCAGTCACACCTCACCACCATCCAGCCACCCATGG GGAGCGACAACCCTTTGGGGCCAGCATGGCCTCACCACCCTCAGCCACTCCCTCTCGCGTTGCTCAGCCAGTCAGAGGGGAGGCGAGAGGTGAGCTTGGTGACGTCCCTCCAGCGAACCTCATCCATCCAGGGACTGCTGGGACAGCACTTGTCCAGCTCTCAGCTGTCTTTCAGCGGCACGGTCGCCATGCCTACCACAGAGCGCTACTGCGGCAGCAGCGTGCAGGACTGTCCCGGGCCCTCGTATCCACAGCGAGGGACCCAGAGGTCCGTCCTGAGCCTGGGCCTCGGCAGTGCTGGAGGTCTGCCTTACGAGGGGGTTTATGGGAAATGGAGCCTGTCAGGGAGAAAGGGCTTCAATGGGCCTGCCGTTGCAGAAGGGGAAGGAGGAGCATCACAGCCAGTACGGACACAG CCTGTTCCTCCTATCCCTCCTCCTGATGTCAATCCTGGCCTGGAGCTCATGGGGACAGCTTTGCCAAGCGAGGCCACACCCCTAACAACCGGGGAGCCCCCTGCACCCCAGGAGGACTCCACAGAGCTGCCTTTATTGGAGCACTTACGCTGA
- the LOC108934340 gene encoding immunoglobulin superfamily member 11, whose amino-acid sequence MGYTAGLLLRTACLLSSVLEHAGTLRVTMRTHSLEVVQGDAVILPCSFFTMSPLSRLNIVWTLTPFSDPRSPKQVIAYDHGQVIEDPALIGRVGFVDVPWRADVVLNNTRVSDAGTYRCVVSNPPEAGDPGIGQLSLSVLAPPSLPMCLWDGDTVVGSSVTLTCVVEQSVPVPEIQWNKLEPEQIPLPVNMLGDLKGTVSIHNVSAQNSGLYRCSVSNHLGIQNCYISLNVYSALSPSPGILQGVLLSLSMAFILLVLLVLVLWLHRSGRKRKWQEGEEEECYNEIRYTPTLLRRSFV is encoded by the exons ATGGGATACACTGCAGGGCTGCTGCTTCGGACGGCCTGTCTGCTGAGCTCTGTCCTTGAACATG CAGGGACACTGAGGGTGACAATGAGGACCCACAGCCTGGAGGTGGTTCAAGGGGATGCGGTGATACTGCCATGCTCCTTCTTCACTATGAGCCCACTGTCTCGCCTTAACATAGTTTGGACTCTGACCCCTTTCTCTGATCCCAGGTCTCCAAAACAG GTCATAGCCTATGATCATGGGCAGGTGATTGAGGATCCTGCTCTGATCGGGCGGGTTGGTTTTGTGGATGTGCCGTGGAGGGCAGATGTTGTCCTGAACAACACCCGTGTTTCAGATGCTGGAACCTATCGATGTGTGGTGAGCAACCCCCCCGAGGCAGGGGATCCAGGCATTGGGCAGCTCAGCCTCAGTGTCCTTG CACCTCCATCTCTGCCCATGTGTCTCTGGGATGGGGACACAGTTGTGGGCAGCAGTGTAACTCTCACCTGTGTTGTGGAGCAGTCAGTTCCTGTCCCAGAGATCCAGTGGAACAAACTTGAACCAGAACAAATCCCACTTCCGGTTAACATGCTTG GTGATCTTAAAGGGACAGTGTCTATCCATAACGTGTCTGCTCAAAATTCGGGCCTGTATCGCTGCTCTGTGTCCAACCACCTGGGGATTCAGAACTGCTACATCAGCCTGAATGTGTACAGTG CTCTCAGTCCCTCCCCCGGAATCCTCCAGGGGGTGTTGTTATCCTTGTCCATGGCCTTCATACTGTTGGTTCTCCTTGTGCTGGTCCTTTGGCTCCACCGGTCTGGAAGGAAAAGGAAGTGGCAAGAGGGTGAGGAGGAAGAGTGTTATAACGAGATCAGGTATACACCCACTCTTCTCCGAAGGTCCTTTGTTTGA